A single window of Periophthalmus magnuspinnatus isolate fPerMag1 chromosome 9, fPerMag1.2.pri, whole genome shotgun sequence DNA harbors:
- the LOC117376451 gene encoding T-box transcription factor TBX5-A-like isoform X2, whose translation MANGGDQFGLAERPDSDGMESPNEDTGKQETENYSLNSPVSPQTTTNQQGMEGIKVFLHDRDLWTKFDEVGTEMIITKAGRRMFPSYKVKVTGLNPKTKYILLMDIVPGDDHRYKFADNKWSVTGKAEPAMPGRLYVHPDSPATGAHWSRQLVSFQKLKLTNNHLDPFGHIILNSMHKYQPRLHIVKADENNGFGSKNTAFCTHVFAETAFIAVTSYQNHKITQLKIENNPFAKGFRGGDDNELHRMAKLQGTVRQRACPVTSPFSAEARVLRGSSDDIRSPFSCDTGLSVHSPEMISPSSTHYSLLHPHLQQPQAYQCTKRKGVEDRCSSDNRHPYKKAFTGDSPSSTEMYCHSSSYSLPPPHGLHNNVALGLTDAPYPSDMGQRQACMFAGSDTRLDEVNCTSWSYNCPVPSAMTNMDPYPYPPHPPYISNPQGSRLSAVAHQSSPHLGEHMAHEAYPNQNGPTPSSQNIHSRQVSPPLREYPRYTPNTSPPLYHTLESHTHMRCGLPEWSAAS comes from the exons ATGGCAAACGGAGGGGACCAGTTTGGCCTTGCAGAGCGCCCAGATTCAGACGGTATGGAGTCTCCAAATGAGGACACAGGAAAACAAGAAACTGAAAACTATTCTCTAAATTCCCCTGTCTCGCCCCAAACCACCACTAATCAGCAG GGGATGGAGGGGATTAAAGTTTTTCTTCATGACAGGGATCTTTGGACTAAGTTTGATGAAGTTGGAACAGAAATGATCATCACTAAGGCAGGAAG ACGGATGTTCCCAAGTTATAAAGTGAAGGTCACGGGACTTAACCCAAAAACCAAGTACATCTTGCTCATGGATATCGTGCCCGGAGACGACCATCGCTACAAATTTGCAGACAACAAGTG GTCAGTAACGGGAAAGGCAGAGCCTGCAATGCCCGGGAGGCTGTACGTCCACCCGGACTCTCCGGCCACAGGAGCGCACTGGAGCCGCCAACTTGTGTCTTTCCAAAAACTCAAACTTACCAACAATCACCTGGACCCATTCGGGCAT ATCATACTGAACTCCATGCACAAGTACCAGCCGCGCCTCCACATTGTCAAAGCGGACGAGAACAACGGTTTTGGCTCCAAAAATACGGCTTTCTGTACCCACGTCTTCGCAGAGACGGCCTTCATCGCTGTAACGTCCTACCAAAACCACAAG ATCACACAGCTTAAAATCGAGAACAATCCATTTGCTAAAGGCTTCAGAGGTGGCGACGACAACGAGTTACACCGTATGGCCAAACTACAGGG TACGGTTCGCCAGAGGGCTTGTCCTGTGACCAGCCCATTCAGTGCAGAGGCACGAGTTCTGAGGGGCTCCTCTGACGACATCCGGTCCCCGTTCAGCTGCGACACTGGGCTCAGCGTTCACAGCCCAGAGATGATCAGCCCCTCCTCCACTCACTACAGCCTACTACACCCACATCTGCAACAACCACAGGCCTACCAATGCACTAAGAGGAAAG GAGTGGAGGACAGGTGCTCTTCTGACAATCGGCACCCATATAAGAAAGCATTCACTGGGGACTCTCCAAGTAGCACAGAGATGTACTGTCACTCATCATCatactctctccctccaccccaTGGGCTGCACAACAACGTTGCCCTGGGTCTTACTGATGCCCCCTACCCCTCAGACATGGGACAGCGTCAGGCATGCATGTTTGCAGGCTCAGACACCAGACTGGATGAAGTTAACTGTACATCCTGGTCCTACAACTGTCCTGTGCCCTCTGCCATGACCAACATGGACCCATACCCATATCCTCCCCACCCCCCCTACATCTCCAACCCTCAGGGCTCCCGGCTCAGTGCTGTGGCCCACCAGAGCTCTCCACATCTGGGAGAGCACATGGCACATGAGGCCTATCCAAACCAGAATGGACCAACTCCGAGCTCCCAAAACATTCACAGCCGACAGGTCAGCCCCCCACTCAGAGAGTATCCTCGCTACACCCCCAACACGTCTCCCCCTCTGTACCACACACTGGagagccacacacacatgcgATGTGGGCTGCCAGAGTGGAGCGCAGCATCCTAA
- the LOC117376451 gene encoding T-box transcription factor TBX5-A-like isoform X1: MANGGDQFGLAERPDSDGMESPNEDTGKQETENYSLNSPVSPQTTTNQQGMEGIKVFLHDRDLWTKFDEVGTEMIITKAGRRMFPSYKVKVTGLNPKTKYILLMDIVPGDDHRYKFADNKWSVTGKAEPAMPGRLYVHPDSPATGAHWSRQLVSFQKLKLTNNHLDPFGHIILNSMHKYQPRLHIVKADENNGFGSKNTAFCTHVFAETAFIAVTSYQNHKITQLKIENNPFAKGFRGGDDNELHRMAKLQGKDYPVVPRSTVRQRACPVTSPFSAEARVLRGSSDDIRSPFSCDTGLSVHSPEMISPSSTHYSLLHPHLQQPQAYQCTKRKGVEDRCSSDNRHPYKKAFTGDSPSSTEMYCHSSSYSLPPPHGLHNNVALGLTDAPYPSDMGQRQACMFAGSDTRLDEVNCTSWSYNCPVPSAMTNMDPYPYPPHPPYISNPQGSRLSAVAHQSSPHLGEHMAHEAYPNQNGPTPSSQNIHSRQVSPPLREYPRYTPNTSPPLYHTLESHTHMRCGLPEWSAAS, encoded by the exons ATGGCAAACGGAGGGGACCAGTTTGGCCTTGCAGAGCGCCCAGATTCAGACGGTATGGAGTCTCCAAATGAGGACACAGGAAAACAAGAAACTGAAAACTATTCTCTAAATTCCCCTGTCTCGCCCCAAACCACCACTAATCAGCAG GGGATGGAGGGGATTAAAGTTTTTCTTCATGACAGGGATCTTTGGACTAAGTTTGATGAAGTTGGAACAGAAATGATCATCACTAAGGCAGGAAG ACGGATGTTCCCAAGTTATAAAGTGAAGGTCACGGGACTTAACCCAAAAACCAAGTACATCTTGCTCATGGATATCGTGCCCGGAGACGACCATCGCTACAAATTTGCAGACAACAAGTG GTCAGTAACGGGAAAGGCAGAGCCTGCAATGCCCGGGAGGCTGTACGTCCACCCGGACTCTCCGGCCACAGGAGCGCACTGGAGCCGCCAACTTGTGTCTTTCCAAAAACTCAAACTTACCAACAATCACCTGGACCCATTCGGGCAT ATCATACTGAACTCCATGCACAAGTACCAGCCGCGCCTCCACATTGTCAAAGCGGACGAGAACAACGGTTTTGGCTCCAAAAATACGGCTTTCTGTACCCACGTCTTCGCAGAGACGGCCTTCATCGCTGTAACGTCCTACCAAAACCACAAG ATCACACAGCTTAAAATCGAGAACAATCCATTTGCTAAAGGCTTCAGAGGTGGCGACGACAACGAGTTACACCGTATGGCCAAACTACAGGG TAAAGACTACCCTGTGGTTCCCCGCAGTACGGTTCGCCAGAGGGCTTGTCCTGTGACCAGCCCATTCAGTGCAGAGGCACGAGTTCTGAGGGGCTCCTCTGACGACATCCGGTCCCCGTTCAGCTGCGACACTGGGCTCAGCGTTCACAGCCCAGAGATGATCAGCCCCTCCTCCACTCACTACAGCCTACTACACCCACATCTGCAACAACCACAGGCCTACCAATGCACTAAGAGGAAAG GAGTGGAGGACAGGTGCTCTTCTGACAATCGGCACCCATATAAGAAAGCATTCACTGGGGACTCTCCAAGTAGCACAGAGATGTACTGTCACTCATCATCatactctctccctccaccccaTGGGCTGCACAACAACGTTGCCCTGGGTCTTACTGATGCCCCCTACCCCTCAGACATGGGACAGCGTCAGGCATGCATGTTTGCAGGCTCAGACACCAGACTGGATGAAGTTAACTGTACATCCTGGTCCTACAACTGTCCTGTGCCCTCTGCCATGACCAACATGGACCCATACCCATATCCTCCCCACCCCCCCTACATCTCCAACCCTCAGGGCTCCCGGCTCAGTGCTGTGGCCCACCAGAGCTCTCCACATCTGGGAGAGCACATGGCACATGAGGCCTATCCAAACCAGAATGGACCAACTCCGAGCTCCCAAAACATTCACAGCCGACAGGTCAGCCCCCCACTCAGAGAGTATCCTCGCTACACCCCCAACACGTCTCCCCCTCTGTACCACACACTGGagagccacacacacatgcgATGTGGGCTGCCAGAGTGGAGCGCAGCATCCTAA